The segment TTTCAGTATCGAGATATACTCACGGACCCATTAAAATCAtttgacaatttattttgcagcCTTGACATTGAGTTCCGGTTATATTTGCGCATTTCTCTGTgcataatattgcataatatttcgttttctttctctcataaatttgtattcaTGTATCTCtgctttctttataaaaattcgaattCCTGCAATGCTTCCATACTATTACCTTCATGACGCACGTCCCTTTCCTGCGACATTAATGCCTGCTCAGTTGCATCATCACATAGCAACGCGTCGCTCGTTTCAATGACTTCCATCTCTTGCATCCAGTCCTCAATGGCTAGTGATCAATTCGGCTTTGCTGCCATTTGTCGATAATAGGCTCTTTTATAATTCTTGCTGTATTTACGCTTGTTCACATTTAACATGTTTCGACAGCAGTCACAATCGACAAACGGAAGTCTATTCGAAACACGGCGTACACAAAACGGTACGAAGGTGAATGTCCTCGCTAATGTTTGAATACTTTTTCTCGCATTCTAAACTTTTAACAATAGGCACGGCAGTAGTTTGCAACGATATTCAGaataaatcagaattattcaatattattctcaCAGTTTATCCAACGTTTAGAaacaatgttaatatttaatgatctgTTTGCTCGAACGTAAATAGACTACTCCTTAGTTACTTCTAGAACATAAGATGATTTAGTACAAAAAACAGTCGCGACAAAAGATCGCGAGAAACACCTATACTTCCAATACAAATAAACGACtgtttttaatcatttctgataataaaacaaaactttttaataattttatcagctTCTTACAATaatagaaatcaaattttaatgatattgaaATCTTTAATTCTTGGATGCCTAACAGGAGTTTTCAAAATGTATCTATACTCTGTTCCACGGCAAAATGATATAGAATTTAATCCGTCACAATTGGAtacctttttaaaaactgCCCACTACGATAAATGAACAATAACACCGTATTAATCAGCAAAGATGCCAACGCCGATGTATTCACGCCGACGTAAATTTATGTCAATGCAAATGGGCTTACCAAGCTAAAAAAATGCCCTGGTATTCGCTTGTATGTGTCCGCCATTGAATGCCGCGATAGGCAACTTCTATTTTCCGTCCACTTTACTATATTAGATGCGTCATTCTCTCTCGCGGAACAAAGTGTAGTGTATTTATTTCTTGCATGATATCCCCGTTATCTTCAATCGAATATTTCTGcgtaaatttttcaagtaacTTTAACGCTCGCCCCCTTTCCTTTGCTTTCACTCAACTCACTTCAGCTTTATTCAACTGAAACGTATTGAAATCGTCTTTCtgctatttcaaatttttgcaaaccTCAGTTATTGAGTGCACCCAAGGGTTAATAGGCCTTTCACTTGCGTCATCGAGTGGGGATAACGAAACGGTATATGAGGAAACAACCTTCAAGAATGTTTATGTAGCAGCGTGTATATTTGGTTCTTCCTTGATCAAATCTTTACCGTTGTGTTCAATTTTCCGACTTACAATTTCTTCCAGCATTAAAAATTCTGATGCATCTTATACAGATACGCAGATATGCACTACAGTTATGTAATTCCGATCTTACAGAAATGTTTGCTATCGGAGTCGCACGAGGATTGAATAAAAAacgatagaaaattataatcaatggACGTCACATTAACAACAAGAAGATAGTTCCATTCAGTTTACTTATCATTGAATTATATAACGCagtatattaacatatttgcGCCTCTGACATTATTTGGTCTGCTGACATTTCAGTTTTTTTcccctcctttttttttttacatacatcGGCTTTTCTGCATTCGAGAAAGACGACATATATCTTAATCAGCACTCTATTGCATAATTACACAGTGCCGTTCGGATcaccaaaatatatttgtctgGATCCGAACCGGTGTTTAGcgataaattaacgaaatatcCGAATCGTCGAAATAATTCGTTTGGCCGACATTCGACGGTGTCCGACAGTCGTCTTATTGTTTCACGAAGTATTTGCGCCGCGCTCGCGACGCGCGGTACGTCGCGCCCGCCTGGCACGATCTGATCTTCGCGTCGCGGCATTAAAGTAAGATTGGAATCATTAACGCACTTAGCCTTTTAGTCTAAATTAACCTTTGCTACTATGTACGGGTATTATCGCGCAGTAGAACGTTAACCTTGACGACAATAGATCGCGATCCGGCTACACCCCACGTGCCGTCGCACTGAATGAAAACGTCGGTTTCGAGGCCGCAGGCGAATCGCcgttaaataatacaaacgaTCGCAGACATAATATCTATGCCCATTATTATTGCACATATGTAATACCGACTCGCTATAGAGAGATTATTCCATGTCCCATATGCGACTAACATTGCCATGAactcattttattattgtctACTTTAATCAGCCATTAATTGCTGGTACGATATTGAAGATGGTATctttattgctttttataaaatagtataatgaAGATAATAAACGTTGAGTTTTCTCgataaatcttttttgctataaaatgcaaaaaaaaaaaacatttaaaaatataaaaatttcggaAGCGAGGGGGGAATCGTGCGATTTGACAGCAGCAAAATTGATAGAAAAGGTCAGAAGTCATTTCCATGGGTCACTCGCTATTGATAAAGATAAGGGAcgacgaaaaaaatatctgaaaattacACGTGTACTTACATCGCAATTTTGCAATGCAGTCCGTTCTTGCGGCGCAGAGTactaagatataattttagacCTCGAGGATTGCATTTATCGCTAAATTTCCGCACTGATATTGCCGCCGCTGTGGCgtcaatgaaaatttattttaattatattctttttactcaTATCTCTGTTAAACTAAACTACGATCAGTCATCGTGAAATGACGCGCGGGTACagtaattatttgataagagttttaatattaattgaaatatatacatatattttttcatgaatTGAACTGGGGTATTGCGTCAATTCATTTTCAGTTCAACGCAAGAATAGTTAGAAAATTGGATTGTACATTTAATGAGAGTCCGAagccattattttttaaaagtgtcTTTATTTCACACGGTGCACtgtagcaaataaaatttcttaaaattttaattgcgtttGATAGTTAATACATAATTAGTTTTCAAGTGGCCTTGTACGTATTCAAAATATCGAACGTTTTATTCacaatgataaagaaaatattttcaatatttaaaaaacattccttcgattaatttatcatcttttatttcaagtaacTGTGACATTCGATGACTTTCCATCGCAAATATGCGCCGTGACCATGaactgtattaaaattaacagatATGTAGTTATGCTTCCCACTATCTACAAcagaatcataaaataaataatatacatttaattaattaacgaagCAGATAATGATTGCGATCGATCACACTCACCGCGGTGAGAAGCGTCGCGTCCACATTAAGACCCTTCGCGGAGAACGTGTTTTCGCGATGCAGTATTTGCAGAGAAAACAGCTGCAACTGCAAGTCGCAAAACAATCAAATACAGACTTTGAAAACAGCggattcttataaaaatatacagataATCTCGCTTACCTCGTCTTTGATCTGCTTGTCGCTGGTGCTGATGAGCACGTCGTGCACGGTGGTGCCGATTGCCACGGCCTGATCCTTGCCGGTCTCGCAGGCCCACACTATCAATgccatttttatagaataatacgTTATGGACGTGATGTAGTACGCGTACCAGATCTGCTTGTCTAGGTTGATCAAGGGTATCTTTTCGCGCATCTGCGCTATGTAGAAGTACAGACTGAAAGTGACTTCGGCGAAGGTCATGACGATGGTGGCGAGGAGCTGCAAACTGAAGATCACGTTTAGCATCTGCACCGTGTCGCTGACCATCAGATGCCGTTTTTTCAGCGCCTTCAGCTCCATCAGTAGAAACGGATTTCTTTGCTCGTGATAGATCCGCCTGAGGAGATGCGGCTCGTCGTTCACCACGAGTTCCCGTAGATTCATCAGATTATGGTTGATCCTCTGGAAACAAGCCTTCAGCACGCAAACGCAATTCATGTACAGCATGTCCATCTGAAATACCAGCAGCGTGATGTACATCgcgaacattttataaaggaTGTCGGACATGTTGTAAGATCGGCAGTTCGGTATTTGGCTGAGCAGGAAAGAAAAGCCAATTATGTCTTTGGTGTGGATGATCCTGGAGAGCTTCTGATACGACTCCGGCGGCAGTCTCGCGGAGATCTCCATCACGGTCTGCAGCAAGCGCATTCGCGCACCGCTCAGAATGTACGTGAC is part of the Linepithema humile isolate Giens D197 chromosome 3, Lhum_UNIL_v1.0, whole genome shotgun sequence genome and harbors:
- the LOC105676392 gene encoding putative gustatory receptor 28a is translated as MFRPSSKFQERAKSKVRKRWRLFHATDFQSLMLPCFIFCRILGLFPYKINGSNFETSRLRYILSSVIMGLFCAYGLSVLYEIDISGRIGFDGVPGSLQAHCYFLLGTFIAIVTYILSGARMRLLQTVMEISARLPPESYQKLSRIIHTKDIIGFSFLLSQIPNCRSYNMSDILYKMFAMYITLLVFQMDMLYMNCVCVLKACFQRINHNLMNLRELVVNDEPHLLRRIYHEQRNPFLLMELKALKKRHLMVSDTVQMLNVIFSLQLLATIVMTFAEVTFSLYFYIAQMREKIPLINLDKQIWYAYYITSITYYSIKMALIVWACETGKDQAVAIGTTVHDVLISTSDKQIKDELQLFSLQILHRENTFSAKGLNVDATLLTAIVGSITTYLLILIQFMVTAHICDGKSSNVTVT